In Pseudoduganella albidiflava, a single window of DNA contains:
- a CDS encoding TetR/AcrR family transcriptional regulator: MTRPRGRPAQGSGVARDAILAAALALLEEGNGAGLTMRGLAARLGVTPMSLYHHVADRTALLVALSDMVYGEVMVPPDATGSAAGPPEECRAELRALLVRYHDAVGRHPQLTLAIFAEPAAFAGVTRRITERLETLLAMLTPAHLLWRDVLVDHAHGSGLALMAARGDAQAAAAMREQYGRALDCLLAGAARPAAE; encoded by the coding sequence GTGACGCGGCCCCGTGGCCGTCCCGCCCAGGGCAGCGGCGTGGCGCGCGACGCCATCCTCGCCGCCGCGCTGGCCCTGCTGGAAGAAGGCAATGGCGCCGGCCTGACGATGAGGGGCCTGGCGGCGCGGCTGGGCGTCACGCCGATGAGCCTGTACCACCACGTGGCCGACCGGACCGCCCTGCTGGTGGCCTTGTCGGACATGGTGTACGGCGAAGTGATGGTGCCCCCGGACGCCACCGGTTCGGCGGCAGGTCCTCCTGAAGAATGCCGCGCGGAACTGCGCGCGCTGCTGGTGCGCTACCACGATGCCGTGGGCCGGCATCCCCAGCTGACGCTGGCGATCTTCGCCGAGCCGGCCGCCTTTGCCGGGGTCACGCGGCGCATCACCGAACGGCTGGAGACCCTTCTGGCAATGCTCACGCCAGCGCACCTGCTGTGGCGCGACGTGCTGGTCGACCATGCGCATGGCAGCGGGCTGGCGCTGATGGCCGCGCGCGGCGATGCGCAGGCCGCCGCGGCGATGCGGGAACAATATGGCCGGGCCCTCGACTGCCTGCTGGCGGGAGCAGCCCGCCCGGCCGCGGAGTAG
- a CDS encoding dihydrofolate reductase family protein, whose protein sequence is MTTGHVFIATSLDGFIARPDGDIDWLLARDDPAEDHGYDAFIAGKDAIVMGRGSYEKAVTFDPWPYGLPVLVLSKQLADTPVPAALRGNVSFSSLDPAQALAQLDKDGVRRVYVDGGQLVQSFLREGLIEDMVITTVPVLIGAGRPLFGALPRDRDLQLVASRSFPSGLVQSTYRLLP, encoded by the coding sequence ATGACCACGGGACACGTCTTCATCGCCACCAGCCTGGATGGCTTCATCGCCCGCCCCGATGGCGACATCGACTGGCTGCTCGCCCGGGACGATCCGGCCGAAGACCACGGCTACGACGCCTTCATCGCCGGCAAGGATGCCATCGTGATGGGCCGCGGCAGCTATGAAAAGGCGGTCACGTTCGATCCGTGGCCGTACGGCCTGCCGGTGCTGGTGCTGTCGAAGCAGCTGGCGGACACGCCGGTGCCGGCCGCGCTGCGCGGCAACGTAAGCTTTTCCAGCCTCGACCCGGCGCAGGCGCTGGCGCAACTGGACAAGGATGGCGTGCGCCGCGTGTATGTCGACGGCGGGCAGCTGGTGCAATCGTTCCTGCGCGAGGGGCTCATCGAGGACATGGTGATCACCACGGTGCCCGTGCTGATCGGCGCCGGCCGGCCGCTGTTCGGCGCCCTGCCGCGCGACCGGGACCTGCAACTGGTGGCCAGCCGCAGCTTCCCGTCGGGCCTGGTGCAATCGACCTACCGGCTGCTGCCGTGA
- a CDS encoding CHASE domain-containing protein: MPMSAHLPPEPDRAARLLRRALALGTLCAGLAATALVWNGLREGHDREVRAEFDYRVRELQARIARRMATYQQVLRGAQAYALATPPLPGAAAFRTYVGTLQLRQDYPGIQGIGIALVERGATMPAGTQRSSVVMIEPLDVMNRRALGYDMFAEPVRRAAMERARDTGDAALSGQVRLVQEGSGTGQPGFLMYLPLYAQAAQDMPMGAANNVTNNVTNNAAKRGRAFQGWVYGAFRMHDFMTGLNGEREADLHVAVYDATPEPPNCMYGCAYPDGTARLDELRTIAVAGRPWILRVRSNPVFEERMASQQAAWAGVAGIIVSILSALLVWLLAQGRDRARQLARRITEDLQRSYGKLRHERSRLISILDNANDAFVAVDAAGAITYWNAQAERIFGWNVTEALGRPLRHLFPGEQPELDRLLAFDASAFENGRGRRLELVAATREGLPVPVELSCSRVDSDGAPALHGFIRDLSASKAAATREAQRQQDLQQARQALSRAQKLEAVGKLTGGVAHDFNNVLQVIYGNVQAVAMAPRAPDTPRRLAGALAAVERGANLSRQLLAFARRQPLAPVVINLARLLRNIDDLLHRALGEGIELATRVEAGLWNTLADPNQLENVVLNLAINARDAMAGQGRLTIELSNAVLDEHYAAVVPDAVPGDYVLLAVSDTGSGMPPEVQERVFEPFFTTKPEGEGTGLGLSMAYGFVRQTGGHIRLYSEVGVGTTMRLYFPRSGAPEAAPPDVPPPATGGTETILLVDDDADVRETVTAMLRGLRYTVLEAADADEAIRVLRTGAPVDLLFTDVVMPGTLPVSELARVARHLRPGLAVLFTSGYTQDAAQHGGQLEPGTHLLSKPYRRDELASKVRAVLDERSDPPPQDSPLAPQRVLVVEDNDDLRDLTCEMIMALGWQATGVGSAEAALESLEAGGIGAVFTDVELPGMSGLALAQRLADNPELPVVIVSGRALGDDVPPGVRFLFKPYRIDAVEEILAQLRLQRQETGEQGMD, translated from the coding sequence ATGCCGATGTCCGCCCACCTTCCACCGGAGCCCGACCGTGCCGCGCGCCTGCTGCGACGCGCGCTGGCGCTGGGCACGCTGTGCGCGGGGCTGGCCGCCACGGCGCTGGTGTGGAACGGCCTGCGCGAAGGGCACGACCGCGAGGTACGCGCCGAGTTCGACTACCGGGTGCGCGAACTGCAAGCGCGCATCGCCCGGCGCATGGCCACCTACCAGCAGGTGCTGCGCGGCGCCCAGGCCTATGCGCTGGCCACCCCGCCGCTGCCCGGCGCCGCCGCGTTCCGCACCTATGTCGGCACCTTGCAGCTGCGCCAGGACTATCCCGGCATCCAGGGCATCGGTATCGCCCTGGTCGAGCGCGGCGCGACCATGCCGGCGGGCACGCAGCGCAGCAGCGTGGTGATGATCGAGCCGCTGGACGTGATGAACCGCCGCGCGCTGGGCTACGACATGTTCGCCGAACCGGTACGCCGCGCGGCGATGGAACGCGCCCGCGACACCGGCGATGCGGCGCTGTCGGGCCAGGTGCGCCTGGTGCAGGAAGGCAGCGGCACGGGGCAGCCGGGCTTCCTGATGTACCTGCCGCTGTACGCGCAAGCCGCGCAGGACATGCCGATGGGTGCGGCGAACAACGTGACGAACAACGTGACGAACAACGCGGCAAAGCGCGGGCGGGCCTTCCAGGGCTGGGTCTACGGCGCCTTCCGCATGCACGACTTCATGACGGGACTGAACGGCGAGCGCGAAGCCGACCTGCACGTGGCCGTGTACGACGCCACGCCCGAGCCGCCGAACTGCATGTATGGCTGCGCCTACCCGGACGGCACGGCGCGCCTGGACGAGCTGCGCACCATCGCCGTCGCCGGCCGTCCGTGGATCCTGCGGGTGCGCAGCAATCCCGTGTTCGAGGAGCGCATGGCATCGCAGCAGGCGGCCTGGGCCGGCGTGGCGGGCATCATCGTCAGCATCCTGTCGGCCCTGCTGGTGTGGCTGCTCGCGCAAGGCCGCGACCGGGCCCGCCAGCTGGCCCGCCGCATCACCGAAGACCTGCAGCGCTCGTACGGCAAGCTGCGCCATGAACGCAGCCGGCTGATCAGCATCCTCGATAACGCCAACGATGCGTTCGTGGCCGTGGATGCGGCCGGGGCGATCACGTACTGGAACGCGCAGGCCGAGCGCATCTTCGGCTGGAACGTCACCGAGGCGCTGGGCCGACCGCTGCGCCACCTGTTCCCCGGCGAACAGCCGGAACTGGACCGCCTGCTGGCGTTCGACGCCAGCGCGTTCGAGAACGGCCGTGGCCGGCGCCTGGAACTGGTGGCGGCCACCCGGGAAGGCTTGCCGGTACCGGTCGAGCTGTCGTGTTCGCGCGTGGACAGCGACGGTGCGCCGGCCCTGCACGGTTTCATCCGCGACCTGTCGGCAAGCAAGGCCGCGGCCACGCGCGAAGCACAGCGCCAGCAAGACCTTCAGCAGGCCCGGCAGGCGCTGAGCCGGGCGCAGAAACTGGAAGCGGTCGGCAAGCTGACGGGTGGCGTGGCCCACGACTTCAACAATGTCCTGCAAGTCATCTACGGCAATGTGCAGGCGGTGGCGATGGCGCCGCGTGCCCCGGATACGCCGCGCCGGCTGGCCGGTGCGCTGGCCGCCGTCGAGCGGGGCGCCAACCTGTCGCGCCAGCTGCTGGCGTTTGCCCGGCGCCAGCCGTTGGCCCCCGTGGTGATCAACCTGGCACGCCTGCTGCGCAATATCGACGACCTGCTGCACCGCGCGCTCGGCGAAGGCATCGAACTGGCGACGCGCGTGGAAGCGGGGCTGTGGAACACGCTGGCCGATCCGAACCAGCTGGAAAACGTGGTGCTGAACCTGGCGATCAACGCCCGCGATGCGATGGCGGGCCAGGGCCGGCTGACGATCGAACTGTCGAACGCCGTGCTGGACGAGCACTACGCCGCCGTGGTGCCGGACGCGGTGCCCGGCGACTATGTGCTGCTGGCGGTTTCCGATACCGGCAGCGGCATGCCGCCGGAAGTGCAGGAGCGCGTGTTCGAGCCCTTCTTCACCACCAAGCCGGAAGGCGAAGGCACCGGCCTCGGCCTCTCGATGGCCTATGGTTTCGTGCGCCAGACCGGCGGCCACATCCGCCTCTACAGCGAAGTGGGCGTGGGCACTACGATGCGCCTGTACTTCCCCCGCTCCGGTGCGCCGGAAGCCGCGCCGCCGGACGTGCCGCCGCCGGCCACCGGCGGCACGGAAACCATCCTGCTGGTGGACGACGACGCGGACGTGCGCGAGACCGTGACGGCGATGCTGCGCGGGCTGCGCTACACGGTGCTGGAAGCGGCCGACGCGGACGAGGCGATCCGCGTGCTGCGCACCGGGGCGCCGGTGGACCTGCTGTTCACCGACGTCGTCATGCCCGGCACCCTGCCCGTGTCCGAGCTGGCGCGGGTGGCGCGGCACCTGCGGCCCGGCCTGGCCGTGCTGTTCACCTCCGGCTACACGCAGGATGCGGCCCAGCATGGCGGCCAGCTGGAACCGGGCACGCACCTGCTGTCCAAGCCCTACCGCCGCGACGAACTGGCCAGCAAGGTGCGCGCCGTGCTCGATGAGCGGTCCGACCCGCCGCCTCAGGACTCGCCGCTGGCCCCGCAGCGCGTGCTGGTGGTGGAAGACAACGACGACCTGCGCGACCTCACGTGCGAGATGATCATGGCGCTGGGCTGGCAGGCCACCGGAGTGGGCAGCGCCGAGGCCGCGCTCGAATCGCTGGAAGCGGGCGGCATCGGCGCCGTCTTCACCGACGTGGAACTGCCCGGCATGAGCGGGCTGGCGCTGGCGCAGCGCCTGGCCGACAATCCCGAGCTGCCGGTGGTGATCGTCAGCGGCCGCGCCCTCGGCGACGACGTGCCGCCCGGCGTGCGCTTCCTCTTCAAGCCTTACCGCATCGATGCCGTGGAAGAGATCCTCGCGCAATTGCGCCTGCAGCGGCAGGAGACCGGCGAGCAGGGAATGGATTGA
- a CDS encoding response regulator, with the protein MRETLGGAPVRVMVVDDHPLMREGIAAVLPVSGRFELVAEAGDGREALEQFVRHQPDVVLMDLQMPVMNGLDAIVAIREIAPQARIIVLTTYKGDVQVLRALKAGAMGYLLKSMLRTELADAINRVVAGQRHIPPEIAIELAAHIDADALSARETEVLGLVADGNSNKRVAQALGIAEETVKAHMSTVLGKLGARDRTHAVTIAIRRGILEP; encoded by the coding sequence ATGCGGGAAACCTTGGGCGGCGCGCCGGTGCGCGTGATGGTGGTGGACGATCATCCGTTGATGCGCGAAGGGATCGCCGCCGTGCTGCCGGTCAGCGGCCGCTTCGAACTGGTGGCCGAGGCGGGCGATGGCCGCGAAGCGCTGGAACAGTTCGTGCGCCACCAGCCGGACGTGGTGCTGATGGACTTGCAGATGCCGGTGATGAATGGGCTCGATGCCATCGTGGCGATCCGCGAGATCGCGCCGCAGGCGCGCATCATCGTGCTGACCACCTACAAGGGCGACGTGCAGGTGCTGCGCGCGCTGAAGGCGGGCGCGATGGGCTACCTGTTGAAAAGCATGCTGCGCACCGAGCTGGCCGATGCCATCAACCGCGTGGTCGCCGGGCAGCGCCACATCCCGCCCGAGATCGCCATCGAACTGGCGGCGCATATCGATGCGGATGCCCTGTCCGCCCGCGAGACCGAGGTACTCGGCCTGGTCGCCGACGGCAATTCCAACAAGCGCGTGGCCCAGGCGCTCGGCATTGCCGAGGAAACCGTCAAGGCCCACATGAGCACCGTGCTCGGCAAGCTGGGCGCACGCGACCGCACGCATGCCGTCACGATCGCGATCCGCCGCGGCATCCTCGAACCCTGA
- a CDS encoding ATP-binding protein encodes METDTMGALAFGRHTFDPARCELRTAGGAPVPLGQRAARLLQALIEAGGRVLSRDDLLRRAWPGQDIDDGNLRVQIAALRRALADDRALIGTVAGRGYLFAGRAERRAAARPRLPGPAPHLVGRVSAGPGLVDDVLARVAASRFVTLAGAPGIGKTALALAAAHRDGGTVAWAGLDAAGTEEGMLAIVAAALGCMPGQRWSSAAGLAARLPAAPRFAPALLVLDNCEHLADACSRLVETLLAQCPELRVLATSRQPLLASGETVLRVPALDLPPPGETDPARLAGSGAVALFVARAAVASTASPRASTPAGSMHDASTHVCSPDVASTAFLPDAADLMSIAAICRRLDGLPLAIELAAAQVPALGLRRIAAGLDDMLRLLQGPPGATTRHRTLRAALDWSHVLLPPAAQEALRRLARLPAWFTLDEAAAVLRPSQSAYEAIDSLAVLAAHSLLVVEHGHGARFRLLSTTRAYALSLGNS; translated from the coding sequence ATGGAAACAGACACTATGGGCGCACTGGCGTTCGGCCGGCACACCTTCGATCCGGCGCGCTGCGAACTGCGCACGGCAGGGGGCGCGCCGGTGCCGCTGGGGCAGCGCGCCGCCCGCCTGCTGCAGGCACTGATCGAGGCGGGCGGGCGCGTGCTGAGCCGCGACGACCTGCTGCGGCGCGCCTGGCCGGGCCAGGACATCGACGACGGCAACCTGCGCGTGCAGATCGCCGCGCTGCGCCGCGCGCTGGCCGACGACCGCGCGCTGATCGGCACCGTGGCCGGGCGCGGCTACCTGTTCGCCGGCCGGGCCGAGCGCCGCGCCGCTGCCCGGCCACGGCTGCCAGGGCCGGCCCCGCACCTGGTCGGCCGTGTGTCGGCCGGTCCTGGCTTGGTCGACGATGTGCTGGCGCGCGTCGCCGCGAGCCGTTTCGTCACCCTGGCGGGGGCACCGGGCATCGGCAAGACGGCGCTGGCACTGGCGGCCGCGCACCGCGATGGCGGCACCGTGGCCTGGGCCGGGCTCGACGCGGCCGGCACGGAAGAGGGCATGCTGGCCATCGTCGCCGCGGCGCTGGGGTGCATGCCGGGCCAGCGCTGGAGCTCGGCCGCTGGACTGGCGGCCCGGCTGCCGGCCGCGCCGCGTTTCGCCCCCGCGCTGCTGGTACTCGACAATTGCGAACACCTGGCCGACGCCTGCAGCCGGCTGGTGGAAACGCTGCTGGCGCAGTGCCCGGAACTGCGCGTGCTGGCGACCAGCCGGCAGCCGCTGCTGGCCAGCGGCGAAACGGTGCTGCGCGTGCCCGCGCTGGACCTGCCTCCGCCCGGGGAAACGGATCCGGCCCGGCTGGCCGGTAGCGGCGCCGTCGCGCTGTTCGTGGCGCGCGCCGCCGTGGCCAGCACCGCCTCGCCTCGTGCCTCCACGCCTGCCGGGTCGATGCATGACGCCTCCACGCATGTCTGCTCACCCGATGTCGCCTCGACCGCCTTCCTGCCCGATGCGGCCGACCTGATGTCGATCGCGGCGATCTGCCGCCGGCTCGACGGCCTGCCGCTGGCGATCGAGCTGGCCGCCGCGCAGGTGCCGGCACTGGGCCTGCGCCGGATCGCGGCGGGGCTGGACGACATGCTGCGCCTGCTGCAAGGCCCGCCAGGCGCCACCACCCGCCACCGCACGCTGCGTGCCGCGCTGGACTGGAGCCATGTGCTGCTGCCGCCGGCGGCGCAGGAGGCGCTGCGCCGCCTGGCGCGATTGCCGGCCTGGTTCACGCTCGATGAAGCAGCCGCGGTGCTGCGCCCGTCGCAATCGGCCTACGAAGCGATCGACAGCCTCGCCGTGCTGGCGGCCCATTCGCTGCTCGTGGTCGAGCACGGCCATGGCGCCCGCTTCCGTCTCCTCTCTACAACACGGGCCTACGCATTGTCTCTCGGCAATAGCTGA
- a CDS encoding MFS transporter, which produces METKKLTTLEKVGFGAGDMALNVVISSMMLIITFFYTDIYGLRVEDLAMLLLVVKVVGAISDLAMGQITDRYTNKWGRYRPWFLFLAVPYGISVFFVFMTPDFQYDAKLLWAYSTYILMTLMTSGVGVSYISLPSALTADPQERLSANGYRLFFAKIGAFMVTIIVPILAERWGNGSPAAGYQAAMAVMAAMGVALFLFCFFTTTERVRHVVERQSLWAQLKVLLKNDQWLLLCGACVTGTIGYVIRGSVAIYYAKYYLGGDATVVSAFLSTGVAAAIISMIASTWITKSYCKVKLFRNSQVLVALISVAIYVFVKPGDMMLAFVLYFLLSFIVDLHAPVFWSAIAETIDYGHVKTGKRVSGFAFGGISVCQKAGMGVAGAIVGGLFTYFHYVPNATQSAHALNGIALMLTVIPGFFHLLMGLFMFKYRISDSYYVELKADMNRRGYAAG; this is translated from the coding sequence ATGGAGACTAAGAAACTCACCACGCTGGAGAAGGTCGGCTTCGGCGCCGGCGACATGGCGTTGAACGTCGTGATCTCGTCGATGATGCTGATCATTACCTTCTTCTATACCGACATCTACGGCCTGCGCGTCGAAGACCTGGCGATGCTGCTGCTGGTCGTGAAGGTGGTCGGCGCGATCTCCGACCTGGCCATGGGCCAGATCACCGACCGGTATACCAACAAGTGGGGCCGCTACCGCCCATGGTTCCTGTTCCTGGCGGTGCCGTACGGGATCTCGGTGTTCTTCGTGTTCATGACGCCGGACTTCCAGTACGACGCCAAGCTGCTGTGGGCCTACTCGACCTACATCCTGATGACGCTGATGACGTCCGGCGTGGGCGTTTCCTACATTTCCCTGCCCAGCGCGCTGACGGCCGATCCGCAGGAACGCCTGTCCGCCAACGGCTACCGGCTGTTCTTCGCCAAGATCGGCGCGTTCATGGTGACCATCATCGTGCCGATCCTGGCCGAGCGCTGGGGCAACGGCAGCCCGGCCGCCGGCTACCAGGCGGCGATGGCCGTGATGGCGGCGATGGGCGTGGCGCTGTTCCTGTTCTGCTTCTTCACGACCACCGAGCGCGTGCGCCACGTGGTGGAACGCCAGTCGCTGTGGGCGCAGCTGAAGGTGCTGCTGAAGAACGACCAGTGGCTGCTGCTGTGCGGCGCCTGCGTGACAGGCACCATCGGCTACGTGATCCGCGGCTCGGTGGCGATCTACTATGCCAAGTACTACCTGGGCGGCGACGCCACCGTGGTGTCGGCCTTCCTGTCCACCGGCGTGGCGGCAGCGATCATCTCCATGATCGCGTCGACCTGGATCACCAAGTCCTACTGCAAGGTAAAGCTGTTCCGCAACTCGCAGGTGCTGGTGGCGCTGATCAGCGTGGCGATCTACGTGTTCGTCAAGCCGGGCGACATGATGCTGGCGTTCGTCCTGTACTTCCTGCTGTCGTTCATCGTCGACCTGCATGCTCCGGTGTTCTGGTCGGCCATCGCCGAGACCATCGACTACGGCCACGTGAAGACGGGCAAGCGCGTTTCCGGTTTCGCCTTTGGCGGCATCTCGGTGTGCCAGAAGGCCGGCATGGGCGTCGCCGGCGCCATCGTCGGCGGCCTGTTCACCTATTTCCACTATGTGCCGAACGCCACGCAATCGGCCCATGCGCTGAACGGCATCGCGCTGATGCTGACCGTGATCCCGGGCTTTTTCCACCTGCTGATGGGCCTGTTCATGTTCAAGTACCGCATCAGCGATTCCTACTATGTCGAATTGAAGGCCGACATGAACAGGCGCGGCTACGCAGCCGGCTGA
- a CDS encoding glycoside hydrolase family 43 protein translates to MTTEKTAVEKLSPLILQRADPHIYRHSDGYYYFTASVPQYDRIEIRRATTIAGLAEAAPKDVWTKPDSGAYSELLWAPELHFNEGAWYVYFAAAPSRDIKDDLFQHRMYCVRNQNANPLEGEWEFMGQIDTGIDTFCLDATTFTHKGQLYYLWAQKDKEIRGNSNLYIAPMSNPWTIAGKPVMLSKPEYDWEIERFWVNEGPSVVKRNGRIFITYSASGTGIEYAMGLLWADENADLLDPASWTKSKEPVLQSCLEHGIYGPGHNSFTVSEDGEGVMLVYHARTYTEIIGDPLWNPDRHTFVKPLRWDEQGMPVFGRPSIA, encoded by the coding sequence ATGACCACTGAAAAAACCGCCGTTGAAAAACTGTCCCCGCTGATCCTGCAGCGCGCCGACCCGCACATCTACCGCCACAGCGACGGCTACTATTACTTCACGGCCTCGGTGCCGCAATACGACCGCATCGAGATCCGCCGCGCCACCACGATCGCCGGCCTGGCCGAGGCGGCGCCGAAGGATGTCTGGACCAAGCCTGACAGCGGAGCGTACAGCGAATTGCTGTGGGCTCCGGAACTGCATTTCAACGAAGGCGCGTGGTACGTGTACTTCGCCGCCGCGCCCAGCCGCGACATCAAGGATGACCTGTTCCAGCACCGCATGTACTGCGTGCGCAACCAGAATGCCAATCCGCTGGAAGGCGAGTGGGAATTCATGGGGCAGATCGACACCGGCATCGATACGTTCTGCCTGGATGCCACCACCTTCACCCACAAGGGCCAGCTGTACTACCTGTGGGCGCAGAAGGACAAGGAGATCCGCGGCAACTCGAACCTGTACATCGCGCCGATGAGCAACCCATGGACCATCGCGGGCAAGCCGGTCATGCTGAGCAAGCCCGAGTACGACTGGGAAATCGAGCGTTTCTGGGTCAACGAAGGCCCGTCGGTGGTCAAGCGCAACGGCAGGATCTTCATCACGTATTCGGCCAGCGGCACCGGCATCGAATACGCCATGGGCCTGCTGTGGGCCGATGAAAACGCCGACCTGCTCGATCCGGCGTCGTGGACGAAGTCGAAGGAGCCGGTGCTGCAAAGCTGCCTGGAACACGGCATCTACGGCCCTGGCCACAATTCGTTCACGGTGTCCGAGGATGGCGAAGGCGTGATGCTGGTCTACCACGCGCGCACCTACACCGAGATCATCGGCGACCCGCTGTGGAATCCGGACCGCCACACGTTCGTGAAGCCGCTGCGCTGGGACGAGCAGGGCATGCCGGTGTTCGGCCGGCCGTCGATCGCCTGA
- a CDS encoding glycoside hydrolase family 43 protein: MGDIPEPLIEQRADPCIYRHTDGYYYFTASVPQYDRVELRRAKTIEGLASAQTRSVWRKGAGGPCPELIRAPEIHFSGGAWYVYFAAAPSREPRGRLSRHRIYAIRNASANPLAGEWEFMGQVDTGNDTSCLDAATFTHKGQLYGLWAQQHGGADGSANLYIAPMATPWQVGGAPVMLSRPEFDWECRGLPVNEAPSVLKKHGRVFIGYSAGATGHDQAMGLLWAGEDADLLDPASWTKSREPVLQAGDGHATHGPGHTGFTVAEDGSTVLLVYHARTYTEIDGDPLWNPDRHTFVKPLRWCDDGMPDFGRPAVA, translated from the coding sequence GTGGGCGACATCCCCGAACCGCTGATCGAGCAGCGCGCCGATCCCTGCATCTACCGCCATACGGACGGCTATTACTACTTCACCGCCTCGGTGCCGCAGTACGACCGCGTCGAGCTGCGCCGCGCCAAGACCATCGAAGGCCTGGCCTCGGCGCAGACGCGCAGCGTGTGGCGCAAGGGCGCCGGCGGGCCATGCCCCGAACTGATCAGGGCGCCGGAAATCCACTTCAGCGGCGGGGCCTGGTACGTGTACTTCGCCGCGGCGCCGTCGCGCGAGCCGCGTGGCAGGCTGTCCCGGCACCGCATCTACGCGATCCGCAATGCCAGCGCCAATCCGCTTGCCGGCGAGTGGGAATTCATGGGGCAGGTGGACACGGGCAACGACACGTCCTGCCTGGACGCCGCCACGTTCACGCACAAGGGCCAGCTGTACGGCCTGTGGGCGCAGCAGCACGGCGGCGCCGACGGCAGCGCGAACCTGTACATCGCGCCGATGGCGACGCCATGGCAGGTCGGCGGCGCGCCGGTCATGCTGAGCAGGCCGGAATTCGACTGGGAATGCCGTGGCTTGCCCGTCAACGAAGCCCCGTCGGTGCTGAAGAAGCACGGCAGGGTCTTCATCGGCTACTCGGCCGGCGCCACCGGCCACGACCAGGCGATGGGCCTGCTGTGGGCCGGCGAGGATGCCGACCTGCTGGACCCCGCGTCCTGGACCAAGTCGCGCGAGCCGGTGCTGCAGGCCGGTGACGGGCACGCCACCCATGGTCCGGGCCACACCGGCTTCACGGTGGCCGAGGATGGGTCAACCGTGCTCCTGGTGTACCATGCGCGGACTTATACTGAAATCGACGGCGATCCCCTGTGGAATCCGGATCGCCATACCTTCGTCAAACCCTTGCGTTGGTGCGATGACGGCATGCCGGACTTTGGCCGGCCCGCGGTGGCTTGA
- a CDS encoding aldose epimerase family protein, whose translation MELSIEQEPFGTAPDGQSLSLYTLRNRSGMVVKITNFGGIITELHVPDKQGNLADVTFGFDEAAPYFTDAVPYFGALIGRYGNRIAGGRFVLDGQPVQLEVNNGKNHLHGGTLGFHRQVWHAVPLVTDLTIGLKLTYTSPDGDHGYPGKLEVTVTYELNDANELLVKYHATTDKATPVNLTQHAYFNLAGRGSILDHELTIHADRYTPIDADSIPLGPLAPVEGTPFDFRTPRTVGSRIDVADEQLKNGLGYDHNFVLNKPDSNVLGLAATLRDPVSGRVLELYTQEPGVQFYSGNFLDGSLTGKGWQFGHREALCLEPQHFPDSPNRPDYPSTILRPGQTYSTRSLYRFTVQS comes from the coding sequence ATGGAATTGAGCATTGAGCAGGAACCGTTCGGCACCGCGCCGGATGGCCAGTCGCTGAGCCTCTACACGCTGCGCAACCGCAGCGGCATGGTCGTCAAGATCACCAACTTCGGCGGCATCATCACCGAGCTGCACGTGCCGGACAAGCAGGGCAACCTGGCGGACGTGACCTTCGGCTTCGACGAGGCGGCGCCGTACTTCACCGACGCGGTGCCGTATTTCGGCGCGCTGATCGGCCGCTACGGCAACCGCATCGCCGGCGGCCGCTTCGTGCTGGATGGCCAGCCGGTGCAGCTGGAAGTGAACAATGGCAAGAATCACCTGCATGGCGGCACGCTGGGCTTCCACCGGCAGGTATGGCACGCCGTGCCGCTGGTGACGGACCTGACGATCGGCCTGAAGCTCACCTACACCAGTCCGGACGGCGACCATGGCTACCCGGGCAAGCTGGAAGTCACGGTCACCTACGAGCTGAACGACGCGAACGAGCTGCTGGTGAAGTACCACGCCACCACCGACAAGGCCACGCCCGTCAACCTCACGCAGCACGCCTATTTCAACCTGGCCGGCCGCGGGTCGATCCTCGACCACGAGCTGACCATCCATGCCGACCGCTATACGCCGATCGATGCCGATTCGATCCCGCTGGGGCCGCTGGCGCCCGTGGAAGGCACACCGTTCGACTTCCGCACGCCGCGTACCGTCGGCTCGCGGATCGATGTCGCCGACGAACAGTTGAAAAATGGCCTCGGCTACGACCACAACTTCGTGCTGAACAAGCCCGACTCCAACGTGCTGGGCCTGGCCGCCACGCTGCGCGACCCGGTCTCCGGCCGCGTGCTGGAGCTGTACACGCAGGAACCGGGCGTCCAGTTCTACAGCGGCAACTTCCTGGACGGCTCGCTGACCGGCAAGGGCTGGCAATTCGGCCACCGCGAAGCGCTGTGCCTGGAACCGCAGCACTTCCCGGACTCGCCGAACCGCCCGGACTACCCGAGCACCATCCTGCGCCCCGGTCAGACGTATTCGACGCGGTCGCTGTACCGGTTTACAGTTCAGTCCTAA